Within Rattus rattus isolate New Zealand chromosome 12, Rrattus_CSIRO_v1, whole genome shotgun sequence, the genomic segment AATAACCCAGGTTAGCTGTCAGCCACGGtgagcctcctgtctcagcttcccaggaTTATAGGTATAAGCTAGATacattttcttgataattttgttgatgttttggacagggtctcagtacatagccctggctggcctgtaattctatgtagaccaggctggccttgaatagtTAATGATGTACctcctgcttcctgggtgctggaattaatggCATGTGCTATTATGCTGTTTAATGACTTTATTTTCATATGCTAATGGACATTTGTATATCTTCTTTGAGAAATACTAATTTAGGTTTTTGCCTGTATTTTTCCTGTAGCTTATTGTTTTAAAagtgtttgtctttttattattggcTTGTGTTTGTCACTATTTGGCTATGTATTTAATGCCTTTTACTAGTGCATTATCTGCTATCAGATCTATAGTTTTGTAAGGCAGAGTTGTAGGCAGGTCTCAGGTGGCTGCTGTGACCAGTGTCTGTCAGGGTGGACTCTCTGGAAGTTCCAGGAAAATATCACTTCCGTTCCCTTGTACTGTGGGGTAAGGCTGTGTTGTTGAGCTTGTTGGCACTAATGTCTCTTCTCACtcagtgtggtgtggtggggcatGGTCCCTATTAGAGTCGGCTTgctgatttcattattttaactatttttatgtatgaaaaaataatttatctaaAACTTGGATTATCTTAAAGCTAGCAGTTAAAGTCCCATGTGCTTTGgctctggcttccttttcttgAACTAGCAATGAGTAAATTTGAGTCTGAAACAGCTCTTATTTAGATTAGAACTATCTGTGTAATTTATCTTATAAGGTGAGTTGTGTCATGTACCATAATATGACGATAGGCATGGTGTCCCTTGCCAGATCACAGACAGTGGAATGTAACTCTTGGGGGAAGAGGGCATTTTGAGAGTGATGGTGGCAGCTCCTTTAGTGGCTTCTCTTGCATCTTTAAgattttgtgaatattttctctTCGCGTCGAGCTTTTTGATGTTGCAGAGCTGTGGTTCGGTTGTTTTGCTTGGCTAGGGCATATTTCACTGTATGTGATGTACGCGTGTACCTGGAAGAACAGTGGCTCAGTGACACATGGGCTCTTTATGCACTTTTGCTGGAGTCTTTATTTTGTGGGTCACTTTTTCTGTTGCCTGTTTTTGTCCACTCCTGTAGAGTTTTACTTTACTGGTGGTCTTGCTTTAAATAATAGTTATGCATGAACTTAGAGTCTTTTTGTATTCGAGCTTTGCTATCTTTACCTAgttgtgtaactttaattttttcaaatcttGTTTTTAATGATGATCCTTAAATGCTTTAAACTCCTTTGTAGCCAcgagaggtagtgggaaagaaaggataagggggaagtggacctgtttagaaaggttctttggagcaacgcccgtctgtgttgtctggaaaccaGCAGTTCAGTGCACAggccagcaggcagcagcagctcgatccactcacagaCACTTCACGGATTCACCAGCAGTCCAGATAGGTAGAGTTGGGTTAGTACCAGGGCAAGTTCTTAGCTGTGCCTCTCTCGGGAAAGCGAAGATCAGTGAAAACAAGAGGGCCCACAAGCgctgcacagctagctgtaccatcAGGCCAAGCTGTGTCTTCACCactccatggagtcctatttataccctccaaacatcccatgtcctccacgtgccttgcTTTCGGACATGCATCCAATCACTTAGAGCTCTTGgtgtggcaagaaactgcagcacaccgtCAGAAGTGTTTGGTGCATTTCTCTATGGAGTCTGACAAATGAGGCTCAGCTACACAGCGTAAGGTGGACCACATggtgtcgttagcaaagaatcctctCACGTGCTTGCCTTAACAGaccattctctctcctgtctgcttcagcaaaacgttcCTTCACCAGTcttccttagcctttcacacctgtgtccactttcacgaagtctttcatgtgtttgccccagcaaaacatcagccaactttccaaagaactcatAGTTGTCTGTAGTTTGAActagaaatattatttaattcCTTAGATTTTGAGTATTTGTGGGTAAACTGATTTAGTACCTAGCACAGCTTGTAAAACAGCAGCAATGAAAATGTGTTTAGTTAACCCTGTCCTTTTTAAATAGAAGAATTGCTTTGAGTAGTGTGTTTTGACTAGTTTAGACACTTCTGGGGCAATTCTCCTATAAAGCTACTTTGGAGATGAAATACTGATCTTTGGTAAAGTCATCTGTTACTAGGATAATAGTTTGGGCAAGCATGTCTTGAATCGGATGGGAGTGTTTAAGAAATTGTTTTCCTTCGAGCTCAAAGCTCTTAACATTATTGCTAATGTTAATGTTTTGCTAATGTGTGGTCCCTTTGACTCATTTAAGAGTGATAATTTCATATATCCTACATTAAATCGGTAAACTATAACCACTTGATAgatcttttcttactttttttttttacttttttattttttttaattttattttttaactcagGACCCCATACCATGGAATACTGTGTCTAAATTCTTTTAACTTAATAGCTAAAATTAGCCACtcagtcacacatacatgtagttCTGCTTGTGTACAACATATAAGCTATTGCAGTAGCCATGCAGGATAGTGTGTAATCTAAAAACTGAATCTTAAGGTAGATACCTTCAAGACTGCtctttgttttgtgtgctttATACATTCTTCTGAACTTTAGGATCATCTTATCAAATGCAAGGGTAAAATGCAGTTAAGATTAAAATACAACATCTACCAACATCAAGGTTCTAATATAAAAACATGAATGTCTTTCCACTTGCTTAGGTATCATTAAATATCCTTCAGAAATTCTGAAATTCAGctaaatttgttcttttgttttctttttgaacagtATATAAATTActagttcaattttttttctccatctttattaacttgggtatttcttatttacatttcaattgttattccctttcctggtttccaggccaacatccccctagcccctccccctccccttctatatgggtgttcccctccccatcctccccccattgccgccctccccgcaacaatcacattcactgggggttcagtcttagcaggacccagggcttccccttccactggtgctcttactaggatattcattgctacctatgaggttagagtccagggtcagtccatgtatagtctttgggtactggcttagtccctggaagctctgatagaatttttcttactttgcaaatattttgtttcatttatatgGTCATATTGTATCCCCTTTCTTTATATTATGATTACATTTTGAATTTCAGAAACTCTTCTAGTCTGTTCTAGTTGAACATGAAATTTTTCTCCAACTGTGAGTTTAGTATTTTTTAATGATATGACAGCTGGCGCTCCAAaactgagtttgaagccaaccctgggctacataatgagttctgggGAGGGAAAAACACAGTGATGCCCTACATTTCTAGGATAAATCTTACTTCATTATGGCAAATTTTTGAAATGATGGTGGTGATTTTCTTGAGTTATAAATGAGCAACAAGGATATAGAATTGGTTTTATAAGATAAATaatatgaggggttggggatttagctcagtggtagagcgcttgtctagcaagcgcaaggccctgggttcggtccccagctccgaaaaaaagaaaagaaaaaaaaaaaagataaataatatgaGTGGGTATAACTTGTAATTCATTATCACAACTGAAGTTTGAAACTGCATTAATTGGTGAAAAGGGAAATGTGGGTATTTTCTAGGACATGCACTTGATTAAACAGTTAAACAGGTAAATTTTATACAATAATTTATAAGTAATTGGGCGTTGTTTCTTCCCCCTGCCAGGGATTCTGTGTGTGGCTGATCAGTGTCATGGCTTACGGGAGCTGGCCCTGAACTACCATTTGCTCAGTGATGAGCTGTTGCTCGCACTGTCTTCTGAAAAGCACGTTCGCTTAGAACATTTGCGCATTGATGTTGTCAGTGAGAACCCGGGACAGACACACTTCCACACGATCCAGAAGAGCAGCTGGGACGCCTTCATCAAGCACTCACCGAAGGTCAACCTAGTGATGTATTTTTTCCTGTACGAAGAGGAGTTTGACCCGTTCTTCCGTTATGAAATCCCTGCCACTCATCTTTACTTTGGGAGATCAGTGAGCAAAGATGTGCTTGGCCGCGTGGGCATGACCTGCCCGCGACTGGTAGAACTGGTAGTGTGTGCCAATGGCTTGCGGCCCCTTGATGAAGAGTTGATTCGCATTGCAGAGCGTTGCAAAAATCTGTCAGCTATTGGGCTGGGGGAGTGTGAGGTCTCGTGTAGTGCCTTTGTCGAGTTTGTAAAGATGTGTGGGGGCCGCCTGTCTCAGTTATCCATTATGGAAGAAGTGTTAATTCCTGACCAGAAGTATAGTTTGGAACAGATTCATTGGGAAGTGTCCAAGCATCTTGGCAGGGTGTGGTTTCCAGACATGATGCCTACGTGGTAAGGGACTGCGTGACAGGGGGCGTGGTGAGTGAGTAGCACCTTCCTTTTAAGAAAACGCATCCTAATAAACGTTTATCTGCTCGAGAGCTGTAATTCTGTTTTGTGGCATAGAAATTTGGCATCGTTGGTGAGCTTCTGTAATGAAGGGCGTTTGTCGGAAGACCTACAGTTTGGTCAgataactcctttttttttttttttattttattttttttttgcagcctaATAGCaatcaaatgtttaaaaattaaaaatgttgttCTATATTTGAAAGTAATATCCAATTATGAAAATTAAGTAATTCATAGTCTGAAGGAAACAACCTGAGTGTTGTAATATCTCAGAAGTGTACTAATAGGTTTTCTGAAATGTTCtctatgcattttttaaaaaaaatgtaaacttgaCATTTTAGGGTCTTCAGTTCTAAATACACCTGTTATAAGGTGTTTAATACAGCTCAGGAAAGTGAGCATTCTGTGAGAGACATGTATGACAGCGCTCAGAAGACACTGGGTGAATGTTTTCAAACATTATgaagctgttttaaaaataaaaatataaatatcaaagaACTTAGAACACTGATAAATGTTGCCGTGGTTATTAAGGAGGGCACACAGAGAGAGCCAGGATCAAATCTAGAGGACTCTGTGGAGTAGGAGAGAGCTGGCACTTAGCTTTGTATAAACTTTAGGTCCCTGTGTAAAATGctaaaccacacacatacactcttctCTGTTCTGTCACTAATGTCCGTGGTGCCTGAGGCTTTGTATGTAAAGGAATGCTTTACTCTCTAAGTCTTTATTTAAACTAGTCTTAAACTATTACAcaacaatttaaatgaaaattttacttaaaaacccaactgaaataattaaaagtagAACTTTATAAATTGTTTCAGAACAGTTTGATGAAAGAATATTAGTCTCAGTGAACCGTAGTGATGGCTCATGCTTTCAAGTTTGGAGTGACATAGCTACAATAAATAcagctttaaaaatgaaagagtaTCTGTACAGCTCAGaaacactaaattaaaaaaatacatttcattatAATTCGAGTAAATACTACTCAGTGAACTGGAacattttaataggaaaataCAGTTTTGTGATTGTCAATTTGGTTGAAACtggtattttatatttaagttatGTAGCTTTTCCTATTACTTTCATACAAATAAAGGTAGATTCTAGACTCTGTATAGTATAAAGATACTAAGGTTTGgggttctttgttctgttttgtttttttaggtaCTGTATGAGCTTGGGTTCTGGGCACTAGTGCTAACAGACGCCTGCTCTGAGAGAAGTTAGAAGTGGTTCACCCCAGCAGCATGTTTCAGTGGGGCTTTTACAAAGCCTGAGGCTATGGAAGCTAACGGTCCTAAAGACAGATGACCTAACTGAGAACAAAACAGAGTGTGGCTTTCTACACAGCTTAAACTTCAAAAGTGATGGCATTCTTTCAGGCGCATCAGTTGAGAAGGAAAAGACCGGCCCAGAGTTCCACGTCAAAGGCAACTCTGAGAACATTTTACCCTTACTGAAGAGTAGGGAGCTCTGGCTGTACAGGAAATACTTGTGCTAGTTGGTTAggttctgggttgtttttttaacttttctgaaCAACATTGAAAAATGGATTTGATGGTATATAGTCAGTTTTACTAACCAAAGCTTTATTTGAAAACTTAACTTTTTGTACAAATTGAATTACATGCTTGAATACTTTAAGTCACTTTATAAGCAAAATGCATagcatttaatttgtttatactgtaaaatatatgttaaatggTTTTATCAATTTGAGAATAAAGATAGTTACTACTGCGGttgtatttttataactttagAGAACTAATCAGACATATACTACAATATATATTATGATAGCTTCAGATCTATTATATGATAGTATTTTAAACAGTCTACTTTGAAGATACAAAACGGCACACTGATTCTATTCTGATGCTCTAATACCTGTGAGACTTACCATGAAATATAAAttcttttatgattaaaaataagGGATAGCTTCTTTATATATTCAGAATGAAAGCTATATTCTACTTGGAAATATGACTCTTGGGGTTAAAGCTGGTGGATTCTCTTGGCAGTTGTCAGCATGCACATCATTCATGACTACttataagtccagttccagaagaCCGACGCCTTTGCCATCcctgggcacctgcattcatttACATAGACAGACCTAGACacccacacataattaaaacaaggatagatatttttacaaaaacattCTTAGAGTTTTCTTTAGCCTAGCAAGCCATATTAGAAATCTCTATATAAATCAGAATAGttttaaaacaatagaaattaaTGTATCTTAAGTAAGTTTCAGGAAACAGTCCAATTTGCTGTAATTGGTAATCTAGGCCATCTTTTTAAAATACGCCTTGCTAAACAGTAATAAGTTACTGCAATCTGTTTCCAAAACCTGTTTATATTTGAGGCCATTTTTAGTGTtagcaaaaagtaaaaagtatCACCTGTTTACTGGCCTTAAACCCTCTTTTAAGATAACAAAAGCACTGCCTCAGAGAGTTAAAGGTTATTCTTAGAATTAATTAATAATCAGCTCACCAAAATGTAAATACCTGAATAGTTCCAACAAGGAAGAAACCCTTGAAGGCAGTCAGAAGACCTTGAAGCTACCTGCACATTCAAGGGTAAATACAAATGTGTTTCTTTCAAAAGTTGGCGGGGTGTGGTGGAAGAGACAGGCCGTTCAGAAGGCTAAGCCGGAGGATCGCACATTCAGACACATTCGGGGCCGAGTGAGCTATGAGTGAAAGGCAATCTAGACCTTGTTTTCACAAAGTTAAAAAGGATTGTAGGAATGTAATAgttcagtggtagaccgcttcccttccgtgagtgtgtgtgggtgtgtgagagagagacagacagacagatatcccTAGGCTCAGTACCCCCAGACACATCACACATGAGACGGACTGAAGAATGTATTGTTATTATTGAACACTTTGTA encodes:
- the Fbxl3 gene encoding F-box/LRR-repeat protein 3 isoform X2, encoding MKRGGRDSDQDSPEEGTAEKPKKPRTTHECSQPCDWGNLLQDIVLHVFKYLPLLDRAHASQVCRNWNQVFHMPDLWRCFEFELNQPATSYLKATHPELIKQIIKRHSNHLQYVSFKVDSSKESAEAACDILSQLVNCSLKTLGLISTARPSFMDLPKSHFISALTVVFVNSKSLSSLKIDDTPVDDPSLKVLVANNSDTLKLLKMSSCPHVSPAGILCVADQCHGLRELALNYHLLSDELLLALSSEKHVRLEHLRIDVVSENPGQTHFHTIQKSSWDAFIKHSPKVNLVMYFFLYEEEFDPFFRYEIPATHLYFGRSVSKDVLGRVGMTCPRLVELVVCANGLRPLDEELIRIAERCKNLSAIGLGECEVSCSAFVEFVKMCGGRLSQLSIMEEVLIPDQKYSLEQIHWEVSKHLGRVWFPDMMPTW